The genomic DNA agtcactttgctgtaaagcagaaattaattgtaaatcaactatatctcaagttaaaacaagtttttttaaattccttatcTTGAAAGTATGGTCCCCAGTTTCCAGAATGTGATTAGTAAGTATTATTTCTCATTCAAGGAACTAAGTTTCCCTGGAGATAATATACTGGCTGAATCCACAATTAAGGCAGGAAATGTACAAACTTATCCTGAAATATTGTGTCCAGAAAACAAACTATCAAAAACTGTAAGggtcaagggggaaaaaaaggaaagccacttgagactgctgctgctgctaagtcacttgagtcatgtccaactctgtgcgaccccatggactgcagcccaccaggctcctctgtccatgggattttccaggcaagagtactggagtgggtcaccattgccttctcccctactTGAGACTACCATTAGCTAAATACAAGACAATttgagtattaaaaaaataaaggcaaacagatggaaaacataaaatatattaaacctAATTTACAATAATGCTAAAAATAATCCAATTGTTAAATCTGGAAGATACTAAGAAACTAGTTTGCTATTCTAAAAattggtaaagaaaaataaagaaccaaGCATTTATACTGTTGCCTCCTATGAACCATACCTCAGGTTAACCAAAATGGATATGTGACAAAGTTCTACACAGGAGAATTCCAGgtaataaacaaagaaatgacagaatgctACATTTCCCAACCTCTAATAAAATAATGGAACCAAGTCATGACCATCAATAGCTGCTAAAACCACTAGAGGAAAGTCTAATGGAGAAATTAAAGGATAGCTCAGGCTGACAATACCTGAACCCACTAATTCATCTTAACATCATAACAAGAGAGTCAACTAAAAATTGGCATTCACACaaataaacaagacaaaacaagtGATGAAAACACAAACCAGAGTTTAATCTAGCCtctttagaaaatacagatagaGGAATTATGCCACACAACACCATGTGGGAATCTCTGTAAGACAAATGGCCTAGTTTCTTCAGTAATAAATGAGAAGTGTGGGGCTATGGAGAGAAACCCATGACTTaacaaattttatattaaatgtaatgTGCAGACtctgaaaaaaatacttaggattaaaaaatatgaatcagCTTGGGAAATTTGAACTCATGACTTGCTATTAAGAAATCATTGGGACttctgcctggtggtccagtggttaagaatctgccttgtaatgtaggggcaaggttcaatccctggtcagggaactaagatcccacacgtcacagagcaactaagccagcaggccacaactactgaagcccacatgccacaagagaATCCGTTCACTGCaatgaaagattccacatgatgtGACTAAGACCTGACGTAGCCAAATaacaaatgaaaggaaagaaaggaagtatTAGTTGTCATGGAGTGATAATGGTATCATGGTTTTGGGGTGGGATGAAGGGTCTGTTGTTTCAGAGACAAACCAAAGCAGTCATAgaagaaattatataatataaacagtGTACATAGGAAGGTAACAGACACAATAAGGTCTACCTGTGTTCATAATTTAAGTTGGTGACTAGTGCATGAAGCTGGGAGGTCAGAGAGGTTGcggatacattttaaaatatttttcaccgtcttcatttgtaaataagAATTCAAAGAATGTTAGTGAGCCAATTTTTAATAGCATTAATGGTCACTGTAATTAAGATTTTAATGAGCTATGTTTGGGTAGAGtaatgcttctttcttttctttctttggtctttATGTAGATTGCTTCTATCTTTGCTTTTGCTACCTGTGGAGGTTTTAAGGGCAAAACAGAAATTCAAGTGTCTTGTACTGCAGGTCCTGAGAATAAAACGATTACAGCTGCTTTTGGTTATCCATTCAGGTAAGTTTGTTTTTGTGGTTTAACACCTCTTTCCACTCATTAAGATTTCCCAACAACTTATCGATCTTGGGAGTtagacatttttaatttcatgctcaTTTGTAAGTAGTGATCATTGCTACTGAAAGTATGGTGTGTGGACCAGTGCCTATCTGCAGACTGTTTTCCTGAACTGTGatgaaataaatacagaaaatgacAGTAAGCATTCAGAAACTTCCATATGACATTGCCTTGACACTCTTATTCTGTCATCCCACAGTGGGTTGGAAATTTCAAAACAAGACTGCTCTGTCACCTTAGTTTGAGAAGCCATGTTATAGAAGCAAGCACAGCTTATGAAAAATCCaactttttcatgtatttgaagTTACTAGTGTGTAATGTATAGCTTTAAGACATGTGTCTATATAAAGTGAAGAGTTCCTATGTTTCTTTCAGCagcataaaactttattttctgaatatttatggctattttgttctgtttgacCTCAGGATTCATTAAATGTTTACTCCATCTGTCCTATGTTTAAGTGAGGGTATGAATCTTTCTCCACTTACTGACTACTTAATTCTCTAGACTCAGTTTTTCTGTTCAGTGAATTTAAACCATTTAAGGTTGCTTTGatgattaaataaaatcttacattaaaaatatgtcaGATAGCAAGTGCTTGGTAATCAGTCTTTGCCTCTCCATCTCTTAGTCCTTCTCTTATAAAGTTCCTATATAAGGAACTGTTATAGCATCTTTAGTGATAAGTGCTTTTGTGATTTATGGATAGGGAAAATTAAAGACTTTGTGGAGTTAGCCAATTAATGAGAGTTAAAATGTGAATCATTATAATTGACTGTCCTGGTGCTAGTCACACAGACTCTGCCTCCTAGAATGGAATACAATTTCTCAAATTGTAAACCATTTTGTAACAGTGCTCTTAATCTGCTAAGTGTTTGTTACAGGAAGATAGTATATGGGTGTGAAAGTGTTTAATTCAGTCTTTATTCAATCTATCATAAACCAAGTATAGGTgtaatatatgatttatatacttatgaaaattttaatttacttaaatatttgaaattttcacttttttttaaaggaaagtgttttaatatatttggggagtatattttacttaaatattctGCCTGTGTGTTTCTGTTAGAAGAGTCCAAGTAGTTCATAAATTTGTTTGTCCCTTTTTTTTAATAGGTTGAATGAAGCATCATTTCAGGCACCTCAAGGTGGAAATGTCTGTGGTGTAGATTGGAAAAATTATGTCCTTATTGGAGATTACTCCTCTTCTGCGCAGTTCTATGTCACTTTTGCAGTCTTTGTCTTCCTGTACTGCATTGCTGCTCTTCTGCTGTATGTTGGTTACACGAACCTGTATCGTGATAGTCGAAAGCTTACCATGACTGTAAGTAATCACTTTctttttatacaaaaataatttatgtaggtatatattatatttgaatttaaatatggATTTTCTTATACTGGGAAAAAAGACTCTTGGCATAAACCAGTTTCAACATGTCTTGACTTCTTCCACAAGTTTATGCTTGCTCTTGTCATGTTTAACCCAATTCTTGTAGCCTGTTTGCAACACTTCCTCTGTACTCCTTATACAGAgagaggtttgtttgtttgtatctAACTCTTTTAACCTGGCAAGAACTCGAATATATGACAAAGCATATTAGGTTGCAAATAGCAGGGAAATTAAGTAGAAATTAATGTGTTTGATTTGAAGAATTGCTAACAATGCTAGTAGTCTCATaactgttttcctgtttcttatcttttttctcttttctcagagaTACCCCCTTAATGCCTGACACCTGGTCTATGTTCTtaaattctttaatttaaaatctgACCAAGGTAATTctataaaaattatagaatttgGCATTAGTGGCATTCATGAGCTAATTCTGAATCTTTAAAATGGCAACAAAGGATTTGAATTTGAAATCCTAATACCTTCTTTGGCCTCAGGGTCTACTgagctagaaataaaaataatctctgAGATTTAGTTAGTAGAATTCCCTTAGATTATTGGTGGCAAATCCAGAGATAAACTGTAGTTTTAAAGTGGACCTCTACTACCGAAGAATAACTACAAACTCAGTATTGGTATTACTGATTTGAAGGGACAACAGAGATGTTTTCGTGATACTGGTCATTTATATCCTAAGAAAACAGTAACTATTCACATCTGCTTATTATTTGTGAAGTTACTTTAAAGGATAGGCCAAATTATTAAATaacaggttttatttatttttaatttttgctgccTGGACCATAAGAATGCAAATGGTAAGTAAgtaataaaacagtattttatcCATCATATTTATTCCATGTCATGTATCTGAGAAGAAATTCTCAAACCTGATATTTTCATAAAACATTTCTTGGTTGTTAAGTGACTTTCAAAGGGTAGACATCAGCCATTTTAATTTGCAGTACTTAACAGAAATTTCATGTTAGTAATCTGTAACTTCTGTGGACTTTTCAAgccttatttatattttgttaaagtTCTTTATAAATTCTAAGTGAAGATGTTTCTTGCCATCTTGTCATTATCCCaacaaattttaagttaaatCTTATAAAAGCAATGaaccttttatttctcttattttgttcATTAAGCCTTAAAAATATGACAGTTTTTAAAGCAGCATTCAAATCTACTTTGGAGGAGGCTTTTTTTCTGcctaataaaactataaaactgatcTAGTTGCATCATTCAGAAAagtcaaaaataattttccaccTCAGAGTGATCATATAGAGAAATAATAATGGTCCTATAGAGACATAATCTAGAATTAGTTCTGTAAGTGGTTTTTTGTTGATACAGTGTATGATGGATACTTCTTATTTGTAAAAGTCCAGCCTCTAAATTAAATTTTGGATTTTACTTTaaccatataaatataaaaaaattttttttgtgatACCTAAATTTTTAACTAtagccaaatgaattttttttttaagtaccattTGTTAATGACGGTATGCTCTTTCATCGGTGTTCTCAATTCTTTGCTGAGCTGTCTCTAGGAGAATTTCagttatgacattttaaaatcaactttagtTTTTAAGTAAATTCAGCATGTTTTTATGTTAAATAGCCAGAGCTTAAGGGTTCTAGGCTGTGTGGAAGATCAGAAATACCATAAAACGAAACCAAGCAAAGATAGGGTATCCCAAATCCTAAAGTTCTGTTATGAGTTATATCCTTCTTACTGGTAGCACTAGGGCTGCCACAGGCATGTTGTGCATTGCATAATTCCAGGTGGCATCATTCATGTAGAACTAGCTAGAGTCCTGAGTCACATGGACTGTCTTCAGAGGCCCGCATTTCTCCCACTTCCCCTCATCCTAAGATTACTTCATGCATCATTGTCAGAAAAGAACCtgcttttgaaatataaaaatgtcattcATAAGCCATTAATAGCTTGGACATAAAAAgcataatcaggaaaaaaaattgtgtttttttgaTTAGGAATTTGGAAGGAAGAAACCTTAAAATTAAGATTTGACATCTATTGGTCAGACTTTAGCCCAGAGAGAATTTAACATGTGATAATCTCATACTAATTATCAGCTCTTTCTAGCAAGTGCTTAGGAAACGTTTGCCACAGCACAAAATACAGCTGAGTACAGCAGCAAAAAGGGGAGTAATCCCACAGTGCAAAATACTTaatgtttctattcttttctctttgatatacattttttaaagaggacCAGTAGCAGTGGAGAACTTAAATGCAAATACTGTGACACCATGCTTGTAAAATTAGTCATTGTTTCAGTTCTCTAATGCAAGGCATTGATTCAGTGCCAGCTTGACCAGGTAGACAAGCTATATATAGCAGTTTCTGTATCTCATATGTGATCACTGGTATTTATCTGACATAAATGACTAAAAGCTCATTGgcaaaagtaatttaaaactaaccagatttatttaaaaaaaaaaaaaaaaattctgtgataaGCTCCAAAACCCATTTCTGAGCTTGGAGAGATTTTTGCTACAGATAGTGAGAACTCATAGTCTTGAGCACACCTGAATGCTCAGATTacatcgttcagttcagttcagtcgctcagttgtgtccaactctttgcgacaccatgaattgcagcacgccaggcctccctgtccatcgctaactcccggagttcacccaaactcatgtccattgagtcggtgatgccatccagccatctcaacctctgttgtccccttctccttctgcctccaatccctcccagcatcagagtcttttccaatgagtcaactctttacatgaggtagccaaagtattggagtttcagcttttgcatcagtccttccaatgaacacccaggactgatctcctttataatggactggttggatctccttgcagtccaagggactctcaagagtcttctccaacaccacagttcaaaagcatcaattctttggtgttcagctttcttcacagtccaactctcacatccatacatgaccactggaaaaaccatagccttgactagacggacctttgttggcaaaataatgtctctgctttttaatatgctatctaggttggtcataactttccttccaaggagtaagagtcttttaatttcatagctgcagtcaccacctgcagtgattttggagccgaaaaaataaattctgacactatttccactgtttgcccatctatttcccatgaagtgacaaaTCTTACATTGTTCCACTTTTTTTGTTAATTCAAAGGAAGACCAAAGGAGATGGAAACTTATACTTTATACTATccaaatacatactttaaaaaagtgTTACTTAGATTTTTATAGCCAGTACTAGTCGACAGAGTTCTAGTTCCCCAGCAGATTAGATTAGGGagagtaaatttttttcttattagttcAATAAGAAATtatccaaaatattaaaaattcactcCTATTCTTGACCTGTAATAAGTAGCAAACACTTTAGTAGAAAACTGGTAGTGACAGGGTGTTTTGAGAgagattttattgttgttgttcttaataTAATGAGCGTTCTTAAACTTTTGTAGTCACGTATTTAAAAAGAGACAAGTCATCCTGGATGTGTGCTTTTCACCATCTCACTATTCATATCATAGAGCATTAGATTTAACTAAAGTTAGAGGTTTGCCAGAACAATATGAGAAAGCAGGGGAGGATAAGGGAATTGAGAGTATATGTAAGAGATTATAATGAAGAACCTTAGAGTCTAAATAGAAGGAAATGGAGATCAGATTGTAGATCTCAGTGGGGTCAAAGGACTTTTAAGGTTGGGGTGCCAAAGAGAATGAGCTAGAAAGAGAGGTGATATTTGAGAGGGGTGATTAAAACAGAGATTATGGAGGTATACAGTTATTGGTGATAACAGAGTCTGATATATGATCCCAAGAGGGAGAGGGTTAGTTAGATAAGGTTATGATGACGGCTTTATTAAACTTTGATTTCTCCATGTAAAAATCTTAGACCCTTCAGAAGATGACTGGTGTAGCTCAGGCACTGGCCTGGCAATAGTAAACAGCAGTGTTTGCTATGTTGATTGTGGCCTTTTTTTATAAAGTATGTCATTTCTCAGGACTGAGAGTTCAACATGATTTCCTTGCTGGTGGATTTgaaattttgtatctttaagtATTCATTATTAATTCACACCTATTTTTTCTTTAGGACTTTGTAATTACTATTGTTGTGACTTTTTTGTGGTTGGTGAGCACTTCAGCCTGGGCTAAAGCTCTTACAGACATTAAAGCAGCTACCGGTTCCAGTATTGTCCAGGAACTTAAGACTTGTAATGTTCAAGGAGTGATGTGCCAGTTTGTCTCTGTGACTAGTATGGGATCCCTAAACGTGTCTGTGGTGAGTATGcagtgtttataaaatattttatttcacttactaGAAAAACCTTACAGTGATTTAAGAAAACAATAGTTTTAATAAATCCCTGGATGAATATATTGATTTTATCTTTACCAAGCTTATCAGAATCCTAGTTGTCATATAGTCtttataacagcaaaaaaaagtTTGTGAAGAAAATTATTACTTGTAAACAAGGTTAGACAAGATCATGGTTACGTCTTTATTAAGATTAACTAGGCAAGACTTTGACCCTAAAGgcgctgctgctggtgctgctaagtcacttcagtcgtgtccgactctgtgtgaccccatagacggcagcccaccaggctcgcccgtccctgggattctctaggcaaaaacactggagtgggttgccatttccttctccaatgcatgaaagtgaaaagtgaaagtgaagtcactcagtcgtgtccgactcttagtgaccccatggactgcagcctaccaggctcctctgtccatgggattttccaggcaagagtactggagtgggttgctattgccttctctgctaaaggcactaatataaaatttattaagacAGTGTGCTAAGGTCATTACACATATGTCAATTCTGAGAGGAATGTGGGAAGTGGTGTTATTATCTTCATTTACAACTGGGAAAGAATATAGCTTGTATGTTAAATCACTCAAGGTGACAGGGCTAGTAAGTTGGCAAAGCCAAGGTTTGAACCAGATCTgacttctgttgttgctgtttagtccctaagtcatgtccgactctttgtgaccccatgaactgtcctctgtccatggatattAGCCCTTTCTCTGCTTTGCTCTGGGTCTCTGAAAATAGAACTTTCAtagttccttcagttcagttcagttcagtcgcttagtcgtgtccgactctttgctaccccatgaatcgcagcacgccaggcctccctgtccatcaccaactcccggagttcactcagactcacgtccatcgagtcagtgatgccatccagccatctcatcctctgtcgtccccttctcctcctgcccccaatccctcccaggatcagggtctttcccaatgagtcaactcttcgcatgaggtggccaaagtactggagtttcagctttagcatcattccttccaaagaaatcccaggaccgatctcctttaggatggactggttggatctccttgcagtccaagggactctcaagagtcttctccaacaccacagttcaaaagcatcagttcttcggcacttaggtttcttcacagtccaactcttacatccatacatggtcATAGTTCcttaaataatcctaaaattttggcctctaaatttaaatattattttgtctGGTATTTTATCCAAATAcagatatattattaatataatgagGGTATTATTTTTAAGGAGATTTCATGTCTTTTCAAGAAAGTATTTTTCAAGTGGATAAAGTTGGTCTTGCCTTATAAAGCAATTTGgccaaatttttgttttaaaagtcttttttttttttttttgcatatatattgaCGGTGAGCTGAGATAATTTCAGAAGTGTTTTTATACCCAAATAATACAAAAAGATAGAAGAAGGCAGTTTGGGGCTTCCCggtagctcattggtaaagagcccacctgcaggtgcaggagactcaggttctctccttgggttgggaacatcccctgggaggaggaaatggcaacccactccagtattcttgcctgggaaattccatggacagaggagcgtggcgggctacagtccatggggtggtgaaacttgacttaacgactaaacaacaacagcacaaaTATGATAGTACCTAAGCTTTTTACCCTACTCTTACCTCATAGGTCACTACtattcttgtatttcttttttttaaatactgtgaaAATAGGATATCTGCAGTTCCTTCATCTCTGAGACTTTGAACTTTCAGATTTGTACCTGggaaggctgatttcctttaggttgattAATACAGGATGTGACGTAAGGTTTTCTTCTAAGACTCCTCTCTTGTGGCTGCAGCTGTGGAAACAGAGGTGAATGTAGGAGGGGGATGAAGTAGGGAAGTAGGAAAAGGTGCACAAAGGATGTTCATAACCATTCAGATGGGAGAAAAGTAAAACCCCTCCTAGTGAAGGAACCATGGATCCCAGTTGTTTTCTTCACCTAGAACCACCAAGGTCtaaatataaagtaataaaaggaaggtcttatttacttttctcaaacaaatttaattccttttttaaattggtaATAATGCACATGTAGAAATAAGATATGTTTTAGTCACGATTTGATATGTTACAGATTTAGAGATTTCACTGGGAATAAGTCATTATATATCTAAATAGGGCATTGAAATAGAGTCTTCCGTTTTTATTCCACTTGATGTATCGTTCAGACTTCAAATGAAATGATAGTATATGGcctggaaatattaaatatttataggaaAACTAAGATAGGTATGAAATTTTAATAGTATACTAGATttgcatgtttgtttttctctttcttagatCTTTGGCTTTCTGAATATGATACTTTGGGGAGGAAATGCATGGTTTGTGTATAAGGAGACCAGCTTTCACAGTCCATCAAACACTTCTACTTCTCAAGGAGGTATTCCTCCTCCAACTGGAATATAATTGAAGGGAGAAGTACACTGTATGAAATAAATGTCTGTACTATGACCTGTTGCCAGCACCTTGAGAAGCattttttgtttctaataaaAGTAATGGCTTTTTCAGTAAATTGGTGGGTTTAAAATTTTGCTGCTTTTTTACATAAAGCTTATGCCTTTCCTAGGAATTTAAGATGTAAATGTATTCTCACATGTGAATTTGAAAATTCAGGGGCCTATTATGAGatgatacacatttttaaatgaacgGTAATTTCTTCACTAAGTTGTTTTCCTTCCAAAGTGTTTACACCTTAAGCCTTAACGTATATCTTCACTCAGAAAAGAGTTTTATTGTCATATCATAATAGGAAGAAAATCTCTTTTGGAATATTACACTACTGTAAGTTTGTACAGATCATATTCCTAAGATGTGTCTTTGTTTAAGAAAGTTTTGATTACATAAATCATATTTAGAAAAAACATTTAGTTAACAGTTTATATCTGAACACTGTTTATATGTTATGAAAAATGCTTAATTACAAAGGCTGatgtatgttttatttctgtttttctaaatgaCCTACAGTACTTGGTAGGTGTACTAAAATTGTTTGGGGAGTGGGGTTTAGAGACTTCTAAAAGATGTATAGTTAATTTGGTAATTCTCTCGCATGAGGTGTAAGCTTCCATATGCTGGTTATTTAATAGATTTGCTACATAAGTAAAACATGGTTCACCTAGATAGTTTGATATGTATGGGCATTACTCCTAGTAGTATTTGTTTGTTGTCTTTTGTTGCTTATGCTCCTTCCGTGCAGGCTGAGACCTAATCTCCTGCAAGTACAGTAAAATAATTTACCAATTTTTGCAGACCCTATTCAtaggataaaaaaaattaagattgccTTTTActtttgaaacatttatattcGATGAAGTTGCTGTCTTGAGTTTAGTAttgatattgtgaaaatgaatgcAATTTGGATTTCACATTTCTTAATGTTTGTTCTTATTTCACAAATGGATAATTAAGGAATTATGCGTCATAAAGAAGGAACCTAAGTGAGCTATATTATGGGTGTGCTGTCTTTGCTCACACATTTGGGTAGCTTCTGGAATATAGGACTTATTCACGTTTTGCTTCCTAATCTTTCTGTTGTACAGGGCCAGATCTCCTCTTAGCCACTTGATTGTTTTTATGTGAAGCACATCTTACTATCGCCTTATTTTGGTTGCTTTTGTTCACAAGAATTGTTAATAAGAGAATGTGTATCCACCTTaataaagaagttaaaataaaGAGTGCACTGATTGTTATATTATAAAGAAACTTTAATCTTAAAGGCATGAGCAGTATAAAATAGAATTGATTTACAAAGCAAGAAATAGAATATTACagtaggtttttttgtttgtttaatgtttgGCAAGGAATAAAAAATGCTTTGGACACCCtggttctatttttctttcaatatcattttaaaatgctcATTTGTAACTTTCAGGTTGAGTTTTACTGATAAACCTTTTCTAATTGACTGTCCAGTTGGCAGCAAAGATTCTTAATTAAAAGTGTATGCTCTGGAGCCAAACTCCCTGAATTTGAATCTTGGCTTCACCACCTACTAGCTCATTGTTGGCTCAGTCTTGTTtgatctttgcgaccccctgccaggcacctctgtcaatgggattatcccagcaagaatactggagtaggttgccatttcctattccaggggatctttccaacccagggattgaacccccctGTCTTGCagctccagcattggcaggcagattctttacctttaggCAATTTACTTACCTCTGTGTGCCCCCGtttgcttatctgaaaaatgagaataagaaTGCTGACCTCAAAGAGTTTTAAGTTAATGgcattaaatgttaataaataatgAGATCATAGATCTAGGAAAAAGTCCATTCTGTTGCCTTTCACTCTCTGATTTTGAGTAAGTGTTACAGGGTTAAGACTTCTAGGATAATTTCCAGGacagaggttgcaaagaatttttTGTAAATAGCATTATTACCAATGTTTTTGTGAATTGAAGTCACTTGAATAAAGATATGCTATAAATGTTAAGGTCACTTGCTTGCTATATACTTTGTttcatgttt from Bos mutus isolate GX-2022 chromosome 4, NWIPB_WYAK_1.1, whole genome shotgun sequence includes the following:
- the SYPL1 gene encoding synaptophysin-like protein 1, whose protein sequence is MSSFQLNLNPLKEPLGFIKVLEWIASIFAFATCGGFKGKTEIQVSCTAGPENKTITAAFGYPFRLNEASFQAPQGGNVCGVDWKNYVLIGDYSSSAQFYVTFAVFVFLYCIAALLLYVGYTNLYRDSRKLTMTDFVITIVVTFLWLVSTSAWAKALTDIKAATGSSIVQELKTCNVQGVMCQFVSVTSMGSLNVSVIFGFLNMILWGGNAWFVYKETSFHSPSNTSTSQGGIPPPTGI